The sequence GGTCGCAGGTCCTGCGTCCGGAGAAATATCCGCCGTGGGAGGTTCGTCTAGAGCAACCTCACGTGCTGATGCATCGGCAGACGGTGTGGCCTCGGGAGGCGGAGCTGCCGAAACAGGCGGCGTCGCGGATTCGGGAGGGTTTGCCTGTGGAGCGTTCGTCGCCGAAGTGTTTGTCGCGGAAACCGCGGGCGAACTATTGGCGTTCGAATCTTTTTGACCGAAGACGAAATACCCGGCGACGCCCAAACCACCGAGCATCACGGCGGTGACGAGCACACCCACGAGCGCTCCCGACCGTGACGACGTAGGAGCTGGCGCGGGTTGAGCCGCTCCCGAAGCGTTTCCCCATGCGTTTGCAGTTGCTTGCGATCCGTCAGTTTGTCCAGGAATCACTGGGCCCGGACCGACGCCCGAAATCATGCCCGGCGGCGGAGTGTGCACGAGCGGCCCCTGGAGCATCCCCGGCGGCATCGTGATGTGGCCGGGTCCCGTGACGTGCATGCCCGGACCCGTCGCAAAGCCATAACCAGGTGTGGCGCGAGCTGCTTGCCATGCGAGCAGCGCGTCTTTGAATTCAGCGCAGGACTGGAAACGATGCGGCTGCTCGCGAGCCATCGCTTTCTGAATGATTGCGGCAAACTCGGGATCGAGATCCGGGACGAACTGTTGCGGGGGCGGGGGCAGCTCGAGCGCGATCTTGAAGAGCAGCTCGTTGAACGTTTCGGCGCGGAACGGCACTTGTCCGGTGGTGGCTTGATAAAGCACGACGCCGAGCGCGTAGATGTCGCTGCGCGCGTCGACTTGAGCCATGCCGCGCGCTTGCTCCGGCGACATGTAATACGGTGTCCCGACCACGGCGCCGGCCCGGGTGACGTTCATCTCTTCGCCGCTGATCTGCGAGAACTTCGACACGCCGAAGTCGAGGATCTTGATGAAGTCGGCGCGGCCTGCCTTGTTCGGCAGGATGAAGATGTTGTCAGGCTTCAGATCGCGATGAACGATCCCGGCAGTATGAGCAGCGCCGAGAGCATCGAGCACTTGGGCCATGAGCGGAATGCTCTGCGCAGGAGCGAGGCGCCCGTTTTTCTTGATGCGCTGGCTCAGCGTCTCGCCATCGAGATACTCCATGACCATGTAGCGCGAGCCGTCGGGCAAGACGCCGAGATCGAGCACTTCGCAGATGTGCTCGGATCCGATGCGGCCCGCGGCCTGCGCTTCGCGTTCGAAGCGCGCCACGTTGTCGGCTGCGCTCGAAACGCTCGCATGGAGAACCTTGATCGCTACGCGCCGCTTGATGCGGAGGTTTTCACCTTCGTACACGGCCCCCATTCCGCCTGTGCCGAGCAAGCGGAGAATTTGATACTTCTCGTCGAGGACTTGACCGGGATTGAGGCTCATGAGGGCGTCGCTCTGGTGAAGCGGAAGGAATCCAACGGGCTCGATTCTACCACGGGTCGATATGCCAGGCCCAGAGGTCTGTTGCGGATCCGTCATCAAAACCGCTCGGAACGCCCTTCACACCGGAACGAACGAAAGCCTTCATCAGGCATTGCCCGATTGACGGGCTCTTCGTGCTAACGTCGGCCGCGTATGGCGCTCTACGAGCTGTCGATCGACGACGCACACCTTCGCGAAGCCGAGATGCTCATTTCGCTCGAAGGGCGAAGTTTCCCTACGCTTGCAACGCGATGGGAATCTCGCCTCTTCGATCAGCCTTGGTCCACGACCCTGGTCCTCGACTACACGATTCCACTTCCGCCGCTGCCTGCCGGACAGGCGTCGTTCATCGAAGTGAGAATCGCCGCGTTCACCGGCGGTGCCCCCACGAAGTTTCTGTACTTCGGCACCGAGATGAACTCGAGCGTGCCGCGCGTCGGACCGGAGATGGAAAATCAGATCGGGCCCGCGAAGATGTTCCAAGAGTTTCGCCTCGACGAACACAGCTCGCCCGTCCCGTACCTGAAACTCATCCAAACGACGCCCCGCATCTATGGCGCAGGCGCGCAGGACTATTACAGCCCCGCGATCAAGATCGAACGTTACGACGGCGTAGCATCGAGCGATCAGCTCGCTGACTTGTTCCCGACGGTCGTCGCCAACTTGCCGTGCATCAAGGGCCACTTGCTCACGGACTCGACCGGTGGCTTGTGGACGGGTGCGCGGTACATCGGACAAACGTCCATCGCCATCTTGCGACAAGGCAAAGTTGTCGGTTTGCATCGACGCATCGGACGCAGTGATCGCGATGCAGTGCCTCCCGAAATCCGACGTCGCGATCCCAAGCTCGACACGCTGAAGGAATGGGTCTCTATCGACCTTGGTGCTCACTCGACAGTCGTGGCGTTGCGGAGCGATCGCAGCTCGCCCGAGCTCATTCGAATCGGCGCGACGACGCCGCCTGTCGTGTCCGCGGACTACGAAAACCCGAGCGAGATCCACTTCGAACAACTCGCAAAGACGCTCAAGGCGTGGCGCGATCGCGTGATCCTGCCGATGACGCGTTGGGGCGAAGTCACCGTTGCACACGCCTCCCGCGCCCTTCGCAAACGAAGCGCCGACGACGCCGCATCGCTTGCCGCATCGACACTCACGAACTTGCCGCTGCTTCGCGAACGGGTCGAGCTGAAGGACAAGATTGCTCTGCGTGGTCGTGGTGATCCTGAGTCACAGGAAGTGCTGAAGAAGCCCGCGCCGCCGATCATCGACGAAGAGGGCATCGGTGCACACGACCCATTCGATCCGATCGAGTTCTACGCGTACTACATTGGTTTGAACGTCAACCATCGGACGCGCGGAATCCACACGCGGTACCTCGTCGCAATGCCCTCGGGCTGGTCCGACGATCGCCGCAAGAGCGCGCTCGTTGCGGTTCGTCGCGGCATCTTCCGCAGCCTTCCTGCGGGCATGCTCGAGTACCACGACCTCGAAGGACTCACCGTGCTCGACGCAGGCCCAGCAGCGATTCCCTTCGTCGCTCATGCGTTCCGTGCATTCGCGATCGCACCCAAGCCCGATCCGGTTCCATTCTGTGCCATCGATGCCGGCGCGAGCGAAACGGGGATCGCTTTTGGTCTGTTCCGTAATGCCAAACTCGACGAACAATCCGAGGGTTACGAACGCATGATCGAATACCTCGAACCGACGAGCATTCCTTGGCTCGGTGGTGAGAGGCTTCTGCATCGACTCGCGTATCGCGTTTACGTCGCGGCTGCGCATCAAGCGCTGAATGCGCGCGTGCCGTTCGATCGACCCGTGGACGAACCTCCGTCACCGGCGCTCGAACATCTGCTTTCCGCATCGCCGTGGGCACGGGCAAACGTCGAGCTTCTGAAGGATGCCATCAGGCCGCTGCTCGAAGGTGGAGACACGAAACTGCCGAAGTCCGTAAAGCTTGCGACGGCAGAAGGTGAATCGTTCGACCTCACGCTCGATGTCGATCGAGAAGCGATTTCGGGCGCAATCGAGAAGTGGTTCTCCGAAGGCGTCGCAACCATTTGCGCCGGGCTCGAAAAGGCGCTCGAGAAGATTGGCCGCGGGCCGGATCCCTACGAGGGCCTGCGCGTGATGCTCGGAGGCCGCATGAGCATGCATCCGATCTTCTACGAGAAGCTCGTCGCGAGCTTGCCGCGCAACGTCAAGATTCACCGGTTCATCGAACCGGATCGCCTCAACCTCGGCGCACCGACGGTCAAGACCGCGTGTGCTCTCGGGGCACTCGCGATGCGATTCGAGCGCATTGGGGCCGCTCTACGAGCCGAGAAACGCGATGCATTCCGCTATCGCGTCGGACGCAATCGCCATGGCCAACTCGCCGACGTCCTCGATCCCACGGTCGAGTACGACGTGTGGCGCGAGATGGGCGCGTGCACGAAGCCCAATGTGGAGATCTTGCACATGCGCGCCGAAGACGATGGCGAAGTCGCGGCCGATGATCCGCGCGTCGAAATGGCCATCTGCAAGCTGGGTGCAGGAGCCGTTGGACAACGCGTCTACCTGCGCGCCGTTGCTCCTGCGCGCATCGAGGTCAGTGCTGGACCACCAGGCGGCGATCCCGCTCCTGGAGGCCCCGTTTGGGCCGTCGACCTCAAAGAAAACATCGCGCGCCCGAAAGCTTGAGGGTGGGTCACTCCTGGCCTGGCCCATCCGGGGGTATGGGGGGCAGAGCAGTCGGCCCGTGTTTTGTCCTTTGGCCAAAACACTCACAGGGCCGCCTGCGAGCCCCCCATCGTGACTAGCCTCGCGAAGCGCGCGTCCCACGCGTGCGGAGCGAGCGCGCGGTTCCTGGCCCGGCACCAGATACGACTAGAGACTCCGTCTCGAGACGAAGAAAAAGTCGCGCGGCGATGGGTCGCGCACGTAGTCGTGCGAGCGATAGTCCACGTGCGGCACGAGCGATAACACGGCGCGTCGCTCCGCTCCCGGTGGATGATCGAAGAAGATGAAACGCGGGTAGGCGTAGTTCACGTCGAGCTGAGCGGCGTCACGCGCACCAACGGCTTTCATCGCTTGGCCAAGCGATTGCGCAGTCACCGCTTCCCCGAGTGCGTAGAACAAGGTTTTTCCTGACGCATCAATTCCAATCGCCGACCTGCGGATCACCGTTTCTCCGCTCACGGTTGCGCCCCAGTTCTTGGTCGACTCCGTGAGTTTGTCGTTCAGTACGCCCTGTTCGACCAAGCACGGCGGGGTTTGTCGGTACGCAACCATGTCGGATACAGTCGACGAAATGTTCGGCCACGTCCGAATGCGCACCGACCCGTCTCGATACAGGCCCACGGTGCACGCGATGTCACGCGGCGGCAGGAAAATCTTGCCGTCGAGCATCATCCCGTACTGACCATGAAGCGCCTTGAATCCACCGTTGAACACCGCGATCAAGTTGGGACGCTCCGCAGCAGGAACCGTTCCCGGACGTTCGGCAAGTGAAACCTTTTCCGACACTGGCTCCGTCGTTCCCGCAACCAGCGTCAACGCAACGCGCGACAGGTCCATCGCAACCACGGCCACCGCGGCAAACCCACGCTTCTTGTCAGGGTGCACGACGCTCTTTACGAGCAGGGGCGGGTCACCGTCACGACGTCCTTCGGCGAGCTCGATCCAAACACCATCCGCTGGCGTTGCGACGTTGGGAAAAGGCGGCTCGAAGCGAGGAGGCGGAAACGCTGGCGCGATGGGACTCGGCGGAGTTCCTGCATCGGCCGACGTGACCGAAGCGGGCACGGTGGTAGGCGGCTCTGCGGACTTTGCAGGTTGAGCACTCGCAGGCACTTCCCAGAACGTTCGCGGCGCTTCGTCCTGGTGACGCCACACGTTGATCTGATCCTCGATGCCGTACGCAGTGTCTTCGATCCACGCCACGACCGACGGACCGAGCACTGCGCGCACGCCATCGGCGAGAGCTGGGCCGAACCCTGGAATGTTGTGGATCCCGTACCAAACCCCGCCGATGCCAACGGTCATCACGGCCAAACCGATGGCCAAGCGTCGCGGCCAACGCCGCTTTTTTTCCTTAGCCACAGCCGGCTTTGCTTCGTCTGCCACGCGGGCGCGAGGGTAGCGCATTCAGCGCATACGCCAAAGTTTCGATGCGGAAACAGAACCTCAGACCGTCTGGCCGTGCGCCATGGTCTTTGGACCATCTTGAAAAAGGATCTCGACCTTTCCACGGTCGATCACCCGAGCAACGACGCCATCACCGAACTTGGGATGCCGCACGAGCTCGCCCGTACCGAGCGTCAACGTGATGCGGTACGGCTTGAACGCGCTCATCGGCTGCCCAGCGATCGCATGCTCCCACTGCGAAGTCTGATCGCGCTCGCGTTGTGCGGCCGCGGCAGCTTTCGCGCTCACGGGTCGCTTCTCGCGCTCTTCACTTGCGCCACCTGACTCACGCTTCGAAACAAGCTTCGCTTTCGCGGTAGAAGCGATCAGCTTTTCACTCTTTGGTCGGCGATAGAGGTGGTGAGAACCACACGTCTTGCACTCGACCTTCTTCACCTCATCACCAACCATGGCGATGATTCGATGCGTCAAGTCGAGCTTGCACTTCGTGCAATAAGAATCGATTTC is a genomic window of Polyangiaceae bacterium containing:
- a CDS encoding protein kinase, whose amino-acid sequence is MSLNPGQVLDEKYQILRLLGTGGMGAVYEGENLRIKRRVAIKVLHASVSSAADNVARFEREAQAAGRIGSEHICEVLDLGVLPDGSRYMVMEYLDGETLSQRIKKNGRLAPAQSIPLMAQVLDALGAAHTAGIVHRDLKPDNIFILPNKAGRADFIKILDFGVSKFSQISGEEMNVTRAGAVVGTPYYMSPEQARGMAQVDARSDIYALGVVLYQATTGQVPFRAETFNELLFKIALELPPPPQQFVPDLDPEFAAIIQKAMAREQPHRFQSCAEFKDALLAWQAARATPGYGFATGPGMHVTGPGHITMPPGMLQGPLVHTPPPGMISGVGPGPVIPGQTDGSQATANAWGNASGAAQPAPAPTSSRSGALVGVLVTAVMLGGLGVAGYFVFGQKDSNANSSPAVSATNTSATNAPQANPPESATPPVSAAPPPEATPSADASAREVALDEPPTADISPDAGPATAAAPTASTPFPFAASSTTKTFSGPKPGGSSTNKTKKPGGVDLGY
- a CDS encoding phosphodiester glycosidase family protein, yielding MMTVGIGGVWYGIHNIPGFGPALADGVRAVLGPSVVAWIEDTAYGIEDQINVWRHQDEAPRTFWEVPASAQPAKSAEPPTTVPASVTSADAGTPPSPIAPAFPPPRFEPPFPNVATPADGVWIELAEGRRDGDPPLLVKSVVHPDKKRGFAAVAVVAMDLSRVALTLVAGTTEPVSEKVSLAERPGTVPAAERPNLIAVFNGGFKALHGQYGMMLDGKIFLPPRDIACTVGLYRDGSVRIRTWPNISSTVSDMVAYRQTPPCLVEQGVLNDKLTESTKNWGATVSGETVIRRSAIGIDASGKTLFYALGEAVTAQSLGQAMKAVGARDAAQLDVNYAYPRFIFFDHPPGAERRAVLSLVPHVDYRSHDYVRDPSPRDFFFVSRRSL